AAGGGACTTCCACGTCTTAAATAAAATTTGTCAGGTAAAGGACTGGCGCGGTATCAGTTATGGCCCATTTCCAGCCCCTCCCTATAAGAACTGCTCGTGAGGTTTTCCCCCCCCACAAACTTCATCAAAAGGGTTATAAGACCTATCAAATGGCAAATACTTTTATCAATATCTTCCTGAGCTTTCAAGAGAATGGACTTTCCAATCCCAATAGAGCCCTAGTACACCATAGAGATATTCATTACTCCATCTCTGCCATCCAATACTACGCTTTTGGCGCCGTTTCCTTCTCGTCAATAACGTACGGACTTTCATCTCTGTATAATCCCGCACTTGACTAAAGGATCGACTTGAATTCCCAACCCGGAAATAATTCACCCACCCAGTCAGTACTGTATTGATTTGTTTTACTAAATCCTGTGCAGGTTTGGCGCCTGCATTTCTGATTAATTCTCGAATTTTCGCTTTCACTTTCGTACAGGCTGTCTTCTTCGGGGTAATAGGAACAAAGTGTCTGCTCTTATTTCGATTCAGTATTTGCCTCAAATCAAACCCTAAAAACCCGAAGGGTTCTCCTTTTAAGACATTAACCATCCGAGTTTTCTCCAGATTCAGTTTAACTCCCAAAGGCTTTAATTGTTCCCACAGTCGTCGCAATGCCAATTCAACCCATCCTCGTTTACTAGAATGTCCGCTTACGGTGATAACTATATCATCAGCAAAACGGTGATAGTTTACAGCCTCGTAATGGTTTTCTTCTGTCTTACGTCGAATGGCATCAAATGTCCAATCTACTTCATTGAGGTAGATGTTTGCGGCTAGGGGAGAAAATAGCCCCCCTTGCAGGACACCGATTTTTCCTGTCACCTTGATAACCTGTTTTACGAGATGCATAACTTGCGAATCTTGGACATGTTTTGCGATTTTCTCCAAAAGTATGTGGTGTCGAATTGTATCAAAGCAGCGTGACAAGTCAACATGGATTACTACAGTCATCCGGCGCAAGGTTCTGTTGCAAAGTTAAAGAAATATAAAAAGAGGACGACAGATTCTTAAAACAGCCTAACAATTAAAGATGCATTCAATTAGAAGGATCCGCTATTTATAGCGAATCCTTTTGTTTTTGTGCAAATAATGACGAATTAAATGTTTGTTTAAAAATTACGGCATGGATGTATCCTGTTTGGCATTTATAATAATAACCCCGACCTATCAAGGGAATCCCCTTAACAGGTATCACGTCTTCGCCAAATTTTGTAGAACACGGCGATGGATGATAAGGTGCTAAATATGGTTCTTATATAAATTAGGAAGAAACTCAATCTTATCCTTTCTCAACATCATTCATTTTTCGCCATATGGTTTGTTTTTTCGTGCGCTTCGTACCCTTTTACTAGTTTATAAAAAGAAGAACGCTTTATATCATATTTTCTCATCGCTCCGACCTCTGTAATCTTTCCAGATTGCCATTCATCATATACCTCAATGAATTGCTTCGTAATTTGTGCCGGTAGTCTTCCTAAATGCTTTTCTTGTTTCTTTGCTAATGTAATCCCTTCTGCTTGTCGTTGTTTGATATCACTCCATTCTTTTTCTGCAAAGGCAAAAAAATGGTAAGGGGTCCTTTTTGTACAGCCTGCTGAATGACATCATTTGTACTTTCATCATTATAATTCACATTAATAAATGCTTCCTTAATAAATTATAAGTTAATTCGCTGTTGTTCGTAATATCTAAATTCTTCTAGCGCGTCATTCATACTACGCCCCAGCCTTGTTAAAGAATCAAAAGCAATTGTATCCTCTGTTCTAGCTAATCGTTTTAACATTTGATAATTTTCTCTTTTTATATTTTTCCCAGATTGTTTATGAATAAAATATCTCGATCTTCTATTCCTAGATACTTCATATTCTCAATCTGGCGTTCTTCGTTTTGGTCTTTACTGGAAACCCTGACATATCAAAATATTTTACGTTGCATTTTTTCACCTCATACATAATTATATCCCATTTCCACCTGTAAAAGTGTACGTTTACGAACGGGAGATTGATCATTTTCTCCCGAATCCCCGAAAAAGAAAGAATCGTTGCCAAGGGCAATGCATGGTGATGTCTATTAATATGTCTTTCATTATATACATAACTCATATAACAACTTCAACACTCTCCCTTCTTTTATAGAGCGTGATTATTGCATATATTTTTAAAATATCCATTCTTAATCAGCAATAATAAAGCAGGAAAAAATACACCCTATAAAAAATATATACATATACCTATACTAAGGAGTGAGATGCCTTTGAAAAACTTTAAAGAGACTTTAGAAAAAGGGGCAATACCTATCGGTCAATCTGACACATTAGGAAAATCGTTGCGGCAATTTGATGAAATACAATATGAAAATGAAACGTATCTCATTGTTTGGCATCCCATTAATAATGAATTTGTCGGTTCTCATGAATCAGGGAATTGGATTTCCCATACTGATTTACATAAATCTCTTTGGATAAAAAATTTAAAAGACTCTTTTGCTTCGAAAAAATAAGAGAAGGTTCTAACAAAAGAGTTAGAACCTTCTCCACATACTTTTTAGGGATTTCGTAAAATCGATAGAAAAGTGTATACTGTTTGATTTTCAAAATAGCACCTCCAAGATTTTTTAGATTTCTCTGTTGTTCTGGTGTAAAGAATGAACAGAGATTACATAAGACATGGCTTCCTAACGGAATCAGCTCTTATACGTTCAATCCAAACAAGTGCTGGATAAATATATTCTGATTTTTGACAGACTGCTCCCTTAATTTGAGTTGTCCTTTTTTGACCATATGCATGGCCTCTATTCCAGCAATCATTTTTGTAGCGGTTCGTAATGATTTTAATCCAAGCATGTTCCAGATTCGTTTTTTGATAAACCGATGGTCTTGCTCAATCATATTATTTAAATATTTTTTCACTCGAAGTGGCATACCATGTGGTATGCTTTTTTCATTTTTTAATTCCCGTATCGCAAAGGGATAGGCTTTATCACCATCCACAGTTATTACACGAGGTTTTGTGACATGATAAGAACCCAATGTTTTCTTTAGAAAACGCTTGGCAGCCTGCGCATCTCGTTTATTACTCAAATAAAAATCAAGCGTGCCTCCCTTGGAATCAACAGCACGGTATAAATACATGTTTTCACCTTTGATTTTGATATATGTTTCATCTACTCTCCAGGAATCATTTGTTCGTTTCAAATGTTTTCGAATACGCTCATTTAATTCAGGTCCATATTGATGAACCCATCGCATAATCGTTGTATGGACCAAGGATAATCCTCAGTCTTCGAGCATTTCCACTAAATCACGAAGACTGAGGTTGTACCGTAGGTACCAACGTACCGCTAATACAATGATATCAGGCTGATAATGTTTCCATTTGAATATATTTTCTTTTTCCATACTGATCACACCTCTTTTTAAGTAGTAGTACCAGTATGGCCAAGTTTGAAAGAACATTTTCAAACCGTTTAGCTTTTTTGCACCAGAACCGGCTGATAATGCTTCCAGTTGAACAAATTTTCCTTTTTCATACTGATCAACCACCTTTTCTAGAGTAGAAATATCAGTATGTCCAAGTTTTATAGTTTTTTTGCATCAAAACCCGTATTCTATATAGATTACTATATATATTCTATGTAATTGGTTCCTCTTTTTATGTTACAAATTCAAAAACATACATTAGTCATTGATAACATATAATAATTTATCTTTAAAATATAAAATGATAAACAAAATTACTTTATGTATCATCATTAGAAAAATCCAAGGGGGTTTTTAGTAAATGGGAACTCATAGTAATCGGGAAAGTTTCATTGATTCACCAGCTATTCGATCAGCATATCCTAATTACGTGGATATTAATGGACGATTAACAATAGATAGAAGTGGATTTAATGTGAATCAATCTGTTCAGTATACAAATAAAAATTGGATGAACTATATTGATAATTCGCGTACAATAAGTGAATTATCAATTCCAGGAACACATGGTTCAATGGCACTTTATGGTAGTGTATTAGGAGATATTCTTATTAATCAAACAATGAATCTTGATATTCAATTAAACTCAGGAATCCGATATATTGATATTCGCTGCAGACATTATTATAATACCTTCCCTATCCATCATGACCTTGCATTCCAAGATGCATATTTTGATGATGTTTTAGATTCAGTGATAAGTTTTTTAAATCAAAATCCCAGAGAAACTATTTTAATGAAAGTACAAGAAGAAACTGGATTCCAAACACCCCCAGTAGGTAATACAAGAACTTTTGGTGAAACTTTTAACTCCTATTTGAGAGGAAGGGAACATTATTTTTGGACTCCTACTAATAGTTCAAATCCAATAAATCCAACATTAGGGGAAGTTCGAGGGAAAATTATTCTACTGCAAAATTTTCCAGGTAGCAGACAATTTGGTATTGATTGGGGCTGGTTACATGTACATGATATGTGGGAGTTAGACGGTAGTAGTCAAATATACGCTAAATGGGAAAAAGTTAGAGAGCATTTTTTTAGTGCCATGCGAAATAGAAATCTAATATTTCTTACTCATTTAAGTGCCAATGGTCGTATTGATACTCTAGGGGATCCAAAGCCTTGGTTTGTAGCAAGTGGTTTTGCGGATCGAGAAAACAATAGTCTTGCATATCAATTAAGTAGCAATCCTTCTTCTAATTGGCCAGATAACCCACGTTATCATTCCACATCAGGTCCTATATTTTACGGAGGAACGAACGTTCTTACTACTAGAAGAATTAGAGATGGTAGATTTACTCATACAGGAATTATTGCAGCCGATTTTCCTGGGAAAGGATTAATTGATGGCACAATTGCGTTAAACTTCCCTGGAACTCTTTCTGGTGATTTTCAAATTGTAACAGCTTTAAATAATAGTAGTGTACTAGATTTAAATGGGATTAATAATGTTACACTATGGTCGAATAATGAAGGAAATCATCAAAGGTGGAATTTTACGTATGACCGATCAGAAAATGCATATGTAATACGTAGTGTAAGTAATTCAAATTTAGCCTTAGCTTGGGATACTTCAAGTTCTAATAGAAATGTATTTGCTACAACAATTGATTCACTAAGACAGAATGAATATTATTGGATTTTAGAAAAAAATGGGGATGGTTATGTATTTAAAAATAAATACAATTCCAATTCTAATATGGTGTTAACCGTTGTTGGAGGAAGTCATGAAGGTGCAAATATTCAGATGTCTGAAAGAGTCAGTGGAAATGCTCAAACATTTTTTAACAGACTTATTTAATTTATTGTTTTATGTAATCATTAAACTAACATATTCTTAAAGGTTCTGCTGCAAAGTTTAAAAAAAGTATACATAGGTCGATACATTAGGGATAGAATTTAAGCCATCATCATTAACTGTTGTAATTCCTGGTATGCCGAAAAGGCGAAGTCTTGTGAAAAACTTCGCCTTCGTTTGTAAAGGGCATGAATGGTTTCGATTCCTTTGATTGTACGTGAAGCATGGCGGAGGTTTTGAAATCCTGCGGATTTGACAAAACGTCGCTTGATATGTCTATGATCTTGTTCGATGAGATTATTGAAATGCTTAACAGTACAATGTTTCGTATGCACATAAAAACCATTATTTTTCAGTTTTTTGAGCGCACAAAGTAGAGCTGGAGCCTTGTCTGTTGTGAGAACTGTTGGTTCTCCAAAAGCTTTCACTAACCTTTTCATAAACATATAAGCGGCTTGATGTTCCCTTGTTTTACGAAGTTGAATATCCAAGGTGTATCCTTTTCGATCAATCGCACGATAAAGATAACACCACTCTCCTTTGACTTTGATGTAGGTTTCATCTAAATGCCATGCGAAATGTGCTGATTTATTTTTCTTCTTCCAAATTTGATAGATCAAATTGCCATATTCATGCACCCAACGCATAATGGTTGTAGGATGAACCGATATTCCACGTTCTCTCAAAAGTTCAGATACATCTCGATAACTTAAAGAAAAACGACAGTAGTAGCCGACGGCTACCAAAATAATATCTTTCTTGAACTGTTTTCCTTTAAAATATCTCATGCATCATGCTCCTCGAATCATTTTTCTTACATTTTAATTTCGTTTAGAAAACTTTGCAACAGAACCAACATCCGTATAATAATTTATATTTATACAACGAATTTTATAAGCTATTATGTTAATTTTTTTATTATTACACGTGTCCTGACGCTTTATTATTGAAGATTATTGTGGTGGGAAATTTTAAAAAGTATAAAAAGCCCGATAGATAACAAAAATTTCAACTTGCTTTCCTCTTACAGCTCGATATAACCTGTATCTTGAAAGAGATACTGAAAATTTAGAGGACAGAA
This Bacillus thuringiensis DNA region includes the following protein-coding sequences:
- a CDS encoding phosphatidylinositol-specific phospholipase C domain-containing protein translates to MGTHSNRESFIDSPAIRSAYPNYVDINGRLTIDRSGFNVNQSVQYTNKNWMNYIDNSRTISELSIPGTHGSMALYGSVLGDILINQTMNLDIQLNSGIRYIDIRCRHYYNTFPIHHDLAFQDAYFDDVLDSVISFLNQNPRETILMKVQEETGFQTPPVGNTRTFGETFNSYLRGREHYFWTPTNSSNPINPTLGEVRGKIILLQNFPGSRQFGIDWGWLHVHDMWELDGSSQIYAKWEKVREHFFSAMRNRNLIFLTHLSANGRIDTLGDPKPWFVASGFADRENNSLAYQLSSNPSSNWPDNPRYHSTSGPIFYGGTNVLTTRRIRDGRFTHTGIIAADFPGKGLIDGTIALNFPGTLSGDFQIVTALNNSSVLDLNGINNVTLWSNNEGNHQRWNFTYDRSENAYVIRSVSNSNLALAWDTSSSNRNVFATTIDSLRQNEYYWILEKNGDGYVFKNKYNSNSNMVLTVVGGSHEGANIQMSERVSGNAQTFFNRLI
- a CDS encoding IS6 family transposase, producing the protein MRYFKGKQFKKDIILVAVGYYCRFSLSYRDVSELLRERGISVHPTTIMRWVHEYGNLIYQIWKKKNKSAHFAWHLDETYIKVKGEWCYLYRAIDRKGYTLDIQLRKTREHQAAYMFMKRLVKAFGEPTVLTTDKAPALLCALKKLKNNGFYVHTKHCTVKHFNNLIEQDHRHIKRRFVKSAGFQNLRHASRTIKGIETIHALYKRRRSFSQDFAFSAYQELQQLMMMA